The sequence AGGTAGTGCAATTGCAAGCAAAATTGCCTGAGGTGAAGATGTATCCAAGGCTGTATTTCATGTACAGATTTACTCTTTTGGGTCATTTTGAATAATAACTTTATAAGtcactgacaaacaaacaattttGTCATTTAGGTTAGTGAATTTGACACTCTTGGTTGTAAAAAATGCTTTGGATAAGACGATACTTTCTAGAACTTGAGCTTCATCTGAAGTAATCTCTATCAACAGATATCTGCATATGAATGTAGAATCTgaaggcaacgggacaagattttggcatcGGAAGCGTTCTGATTTCCGTTTGTGGTCCGAGTAGCATTGAGcaatcacgttcgagcaggctttggttgactGCAGTTAAACAGTCAAtctggagagcaaaagaggggGAACGCATAGGCGGAAATGCCATctgggaacccaccggctatagagtgctacaggaatgagtcctaaaacacctCCCGttaatgagttagcattttagtaacttccggttccctcgtctggaagtcaatgggtgttttaaattgttttttagttagatgcctggaagtcaatgggtgttttgaattgttttttagttagatgtctgaaataaagtctgtctgtagttaacacaagcttaagagattttaatgttttgttttactacataaaatatgtcaataaattttaaaattttaaaccttttatgtctctttcaaaaaggcggttgctgaCAAGTGGCTagatgagactactaaacatcatcacgccgaaACATCCGccgttacagcctcgttgtgtatactcgcgctcatgcgaccgtggtggttcgtttaacgttagctgtttacTTCTGGCGATAGCATTTGCACTTCAAAAagcataaaagtggtgttcatctgcgaagattatcttgctgaacaaaacgtgtaagtatcataaaagtgtgtttgccacagagcttattttctgcaataatccaaaagccaatggaaaaatcacgttgtctttttgtgtcgagggaaccagagcgatgctaacttcctggttggcctacagaaatatacgtcatccctggagcactctattggcTGACAATGATTTAGCTcgttattggtttaaaattagcttgtaaactggctacttgggaaacaatccggtcgtatACGTCGTCTGcacggaagaggaagtcttggcctgAATATCCGCTGACTACAGAACCTCAGAAATATAGCTCCTTGCCTCCAGAGGCTTATCAATGTACACAAATCCATACGTTTCATGActgtttcatgaactgctgtttGACCGGGCTGCACAATAACAAACGGAAAGCGTAGGTAAGAAAATAGTGTtgtttctctgtagggtcctttccataatgttgtcagacacttataataacaatcagagcctgtcatggcgaAAACAaccacttttagtggacgtaaattgaCAGTGCGCAATTGCAGGATATGATTGCAGCCCGTTTAAcggctgccgtctgcagcgttatccctcaatactggaccagtttaaaaaatgattgtccccattagtcacttagacacaaaaacatgggaaagggtccaggttgaaaaataccaaagttatcccTTAAGTACTGAAGTCAGTGTTAGTAATGCTGCCGATGACAAcgttctagaaatcaaagtcaCAAATACTAATTAAAccaaaagtttgtgacctgtgTGGTGATTTCCAGTAACAGAGAAATATATGAGGACatatttcctgctgctgagacactaataaaaataatatgttttgtCGTTATTGAGTTGCAGGAAACTGTGAAACATCCAAGTTAATTTATGTCTTTAATACACTCAACTATTGACTTAACAGGCGTCCGGTTTTCAGGGGACAGGATACATGTATACAGCTGAGTGTCATCAGCATATTTAATGTAGTGAAGCATGCCCAAATTGAACAACAGGGGACCAATAAGTGATCCCTGGGGAATGCCACATACAGTTAACTTTTATAAAATTGCACTACTCACACTCACGGAAATAAAGGACTTGTTGAGTGCGAGGCATTTGCAATTTTAAAGTTTCCCTCCAGACACAAAAATACTCTGCTATGACTAATATTTTGTTTAACATAGTTTTCCCAcattaaaaagtaaacaaaaaactCTGAAAAGAGGCTGGAAGATCTACTCTTTCTCCCTTATTGAGGAATTCTGCCTCAGGCCTCACCCCGCCCACCACCGCTGCTCACTCTAGGTTGAGCAGCGCGTATCAAGATGGCGGCGCGGAGCTCCGCGACCGGATCGCAATAGTTTTGACGTATTGTCTATTTTCTCAATTAGAGGAAACATCGGAGAGATTCAGCCATACATGTTTGACTCAGATGAGGAGTCTGTTGTGCACCAAAATCGGTGACTAGCAGATGTGTCAGAATGTCAAGTATAGTTAGTTAGCATCGTTTATGCTGTTTGTTATCTTGTTCCTGGCAGAGGCTGACACAGCGTCAGTGGTTGTGAAACATACAATAATATCTAGTTTGATTTTTTGGTAGATAGTGGAAGGAAGCTCCAGGGGCCGGTTTACACCCAAAAACTAAACACTCTACcatgtttgctgtcaaaacgtTCACGATGCTGTTACGAACTCTCGCTCTCTGTGCTGGAGGTTTCAGGTTTCTTTGCCGGTGGTGTGTCGAAGAGTGTTTTCCTGTCAATATGTGTCACCATTTGGAAATTAGACAGCAATTGGCTTTCAAATTTGTGACGTACCAAATCTAACTTACCCAGGGTACATTTTAATCTCAGCTGACTTCAGGGAAGTGCACAGACATCTCCCCCTTCAGTAGAGGAATGTGAAAACACCTTTCTAGTGACAGACTTTGCATAGATACAAGCCAGTATACTCAAGGTTAGACATTTTAGGGGACATAAacataagaaaaacacattttaagtgGAGGGGATCTTTAAGTAAATTGAAAATGTGTTCCTACACCTCAACAAGGACAGCAAAGAAGCCATGGTGAGTTTCATTCGATTTGGTTCAAGTTAAAAAGCAAATCAACAAAACACTGAGCCAGACAGCCCTTCCCACAATTAAACATTGTTGCTCTTCTCAATAATTTTGCTGATCGGAAGATTGGAGATCGTCTTCTAATGTTAATGAAGGAAGCGTCTAGATTGGATGGAGAGAACAGGTGAAACAGTTTAGATAGATAATAAGAACAAACTATGCTGTTATCATCATTAATAATCTTTATGTTAAATAACTGTTGGGCCTTTATAGATATCAAGATGTTTCTGTAGTACTCCAAGGTGTTAAATGTTCACTTCTGATAATACTATATTTATGCTGTAAAGTAAGTCTCTCACAAAAATTGTTCAAATTGTCACCAAGAGTAGTTAAAGATACTGTTTCAACTGCATTGGCAGAAAGTAGTCAAGTGCTTCTGGAGAGCTATCTGGTGTTACTGAATAAAGAAGTGATCTAATGATGCGACATCAGGCACAGAGAGTGAAGCCTTTGGAAATAATTAAATCCAAACTATGACGCTGGTTATACGTGGACAGAGTTGCATGCTGAGACAACCCCTAAGCTAAGATCACATTGAAAGTATAATTGATCAATAAAGCAATGCTGATACTTTATATATGAGAACATTAAATATTCTGTGTAGTTATTGCCTTTCTGTGGTTTTCCCAAAAATAGCCATGAATATGTATCACCTGCTCTTTTAGTAAAAACACATGATGTGTGCAGATATGTTTTATtacttgtgtttatttattatattcattATCTTATATATCTGAAGCAATAAATGTACattataaatgaaaaaagaCCACAAGTTTAGCCAGGACCCCTACATTATCATGTGCATCATTTGTTCTATTCATATTCAATTCGAAATCTGAAGTCGGAAACTAAAATTTTTTTATTTCGTTATTCATTTATgaatccaacacacacaaaacagctTGTTTTTCATACTTTTGTTTATATGCTCAAGCCAAAAAtaggaaatgaaaaaaacacagattcgTGTGACCTCTTGCACTTGATAAACTTGCACCAAATACACTTTGGCGATGGCAGTCCCTGATTTGTTGTAAAGAATATGAGCTTGAACATCGACAcaggtttttttatttgtttgtttacaaaaaaTGTTAGTTCGGCGAACTTTTtcgttttaaaaaatgtaaagaaatataaaacgGGGAACACGTTGCTGTTCGCTGTATCCATGGCAACAatatacttcctgtttcttttAAATGTGTATCTGTTCACACAAGTGAAGACTTTTAATGCGACATTTTCCAAAATAGGCTActttgcaaaaaagaaaaatgtatatatacatatatatatattgatgttCAAGCTTATATTCATTAGCATACATTAAATCAGGTGGTGCCATCGCCCAAGGGTAGCCTATTTGCTGCAAAGTTAGGCTATTAGCTATAAGTGCAACACACAAAGAAGTCAGTAACTTCCTGGTTACATGAATTGGACACATTAAATATCTAACAAATTCAGTCTGTGGCCCGTTTTTAAATTTCCTATTTTTGACTTGAGCATGAAATCAAAGTACAGAAAACAAGCcgttattagttttttttttttggattcaTAGATGAATAAACACATAACAAATCGTTTTTCCATGTCCGATTTTGGATTACCCAACTGAATATGAAAAGAACAAATGATACATGGATTTAATAGATACAAAAGAGCATTTTCATattcaatattcaaaataatCTGAACAAATTATActaaaatatataaagtaaCTGTTCCAGTCACCATCCTAAACCCTCATTAACATTAAGGCACAATGGTAAGCTTACACAGCAAATGAATAACATTGTATTTACAATAGTACTGTTTAGTACTGCAGGCCACTCTCAAAGCATTACTATGCTGTCTTCTTTGGTGGACTATTTCATCTGCAACACTCATTCACTCTCAGTATAAAAATGTAAGCATAACTTTTAAAGACCAAGAGGAAACCATAAACTACAAAATCAGAATATTACAGTGCAACATTTGTCTTTGCCACCACAAGCCAACACATGTCAggaattgtcttttttttttgtctttatagtGCAAAATGATCAGTCAGTTTGTACAATATTGTTATAAATTAGCCTGATAATACTATCCCAACACCAGGGcagaaaattatatatatatatacacgtttTCAATGTTCATGTGTGTACTTGTACACATTCGTAAACTAATAACAAACCAATCCACAATGGAAATTACATGAACAGCAAAgggaacattattttttttttccaatttacaTTTTGTGGAATGAGCCAGCTGTGGGGTGACGTCCCCTCAGCGATAGAGACACATGCTGGTGCTCTGATACAGGTACATGTAGGCATCACAAAAGAGACGTTTGGCCACGCCTTTCATGTCTCGAGGCACCTGATTGGCCAGCTCGGCGGGAGACATTTCCAGGTATGTGCCGACCTCCGGGCAGGCGTGAACCTCCGGGATGTTGAAGCCGTCTACCTCCCCTGAACACAACGCACAATTGAGCCACTAAGCGAGTGCATAAATGGTGCATGTGATGAGAcgatgcataaaaaaaatagaccACTAACCTTCTCTGTCTGCCATGCTGTCGAAGAAGATCCAGTCCTTGCTGTCGGGTCCGTGTTTGATGAAGGACACGTAGTGGCTCGTCTCGATGCAGAGCACGGCGAACAGCTCCAGCTTGTCTCTGATCAGAGCGTGAGGCATGCTGCGACCCAAGTAACCCTTGGGGATGTCCAGAGCAGCTGGTTGATGGGACCGGCGTTGAGGATGGGAGTGCACCTGGAAAATAAGAACACACAAAGTtactgtagggctgcaacttatgattattttcataatagtATTAAGGGAATATTTGGTATTTACTtaataaatgactcaaacaTTTAACTGATTTTCAAAATGGTTGTCGATTTTCCACGCTACATACTACACCCAGCAACCTATCAATAGAGGGTATGCATGTGATGTCACTGTATGCAAAGTCTCCACTATGCCCACTCCCCCCCTCAGTGGCAAACATGAAACAGTCAGCATCTGCTCTTGTGCTTTCACATCGAACAAAAACTGTGAGAAGCAATTTCTGTTCGGTGGAAAACACTTTCTGCAAAAACAgatcatatatatgtatatagagtagatggacgacgcgtctccacttcctcccactgtacaaaagtgaagccaaaatatcccggatacaggagctgccatcttgagattttgacgttatttggagtctgagtctgcgcagtagtgctCGAGAGCCTGGAGCCTCGGTTTTGAGGCCCCGCCCACACATCCAcctgagccaatcacgagccgggCACGGCCACAGCTCGTTAACATGAGCCACCTAGCCGCTACATTAGCACCActgtagctgtttggctagaaagacacaacaactaaccataatatctctatcactacatttattatgatcaaattgatatAATTCCCACGCTTCCAGCTCTGTGACtgcttcactcagagcagctgtcaatcatgatgccTCCCCCTCCcattttatagcatcaaataactaattaaaaccaaacttaccTAAAAattctttatatacagtctatgattgagTGACAGAAACAGATTCACCAAGAATCCagccatattttttttttttttttcagagctgGTGAGGTGGTATTACATGGCATACAGTGATACAAAACGCACCTGAGTTGAACACGTCCTGCAGAAGATTTTAAATCCCGTCTGGCTGAAAAGAGGATCTGTAAAACAGTCAGTGCACTCCATCTGGGCCAAGTTTCCACACAGCATGCACTGCTGAggacctgaaacacacacacaccacatgttATATTCACTAAATCCATTTGTGTTAAACTATGtaagtccatgtgtgtgtgtgtgtgtgtgtgttaacagtaCCCTCAGAGAGGAGGTCAGTGATGTCCAGCTCCAGAGACGGAATGATTTTGTCAAACATCTTGAATTTCTTCCCAAAGCGAGGCATCTGGAGGATGAGGCAGGATGGCACCTGCaattaaaacaatgaaataagaAGACCATACACTGcgcagacagaaaacacaagaGATTAACTCATTCTAGGAGATGAGAAGATCTGCTGAGAAAACTGTCCAACAGAGACATCTACTGGAGAATCAAAAGAAAGCATCAGATAAATACATTTCCTTTtatatttgttacacagattaaCATCAGTTGATATGACATAGCAGCAGATATACCGGCCGTTACATCTGGGAATATGTTGCTACTGAAACaaatagttgattaattggttatTTCATAAGTAACTGTTCTACAAATGTACCAAATATCAAAAAATGTGCTTGTTACAgcttaaaaaaatgcaaagattagggtgttttattttattagcaTTATAATTAAATCATAGTATCATTATTTAAGGACACTTTGACCTCCTGCTCTTAGGAGAGCTGGGAACTGAACCACCGACTCTACATGCCAGCTGGTAAGCCCACCACCTGAGCTACTATTACTGTTGGTTAAAAAAGTAACACAAGATCAGAATACGTGCTAATTTATGGACAACAATAGCTGATTAATTGAAGAAATAATCTATATGCAAGcattttttgttgtcttttattattattattattattattattattattattattattatatttaatttgtacatttatttaagtattaaTTATTAGTACCTGGTCAAAGATTGcgtatttatttgtgttatgttaaaataaaataaaaaatattggggggaaaacaacaaacaaaaaaaaccctgaAGAAATAATCGATAAAGTGAAAATGATCACTACCAGTTTaattaactttcacttttaaccttttaaacagataaattgCAAATATCTGAACTCTCTGTGAAGCATTattttactactactaatactaattcTAATTGTTACATCAAATAACACAAATGTTGTTAATTAGCATTACATTATATGAAGAGTGTGACAGAAATCCCCATGTGTGATCTCACCTCTGCCAGCTTGAGTCCTGCAGTGTGGAAGGAATGCTCCAGCAGCTGCTGGACAGTAGGCAGCACCAGGCTGTGGTTCTGGTCCAAGAAAATCTGGTAGCAGTAACTCTCCTGCACTTTACCGCCCGCTGATCTAcatgggagagggagagaaaatgtGAAGGCAACTTTCTCCAAACGTTTATTGTACTCAAGCTATGGCTGTGGTGTAACTGTACAGTTTGAGTAGAGGATCCAGTGCGAGAATGTGGTGCATGATGACAGTGAGGAACTCCTCTGGATCTGAAAGACAACACATCAACAGTCACTTTAAACCGAAAAAACAAATCAGCTGATTTAAAGCTTCCAGATCATACGAACCCTTCTCATCTGTGGTGAAGGAGTGACTGTAGCCGtgtttctgcagctgctgccgGAGCTTCATGATGTGCCGCCCTTCCACAAAGCCCTTACTGCAAAAGAACATATTCATCTCTTATTTTATTACCACAAAAACGAATTAAACGTTTCGCAAAATACATAAAAGCACCCACCTGCGGAGGGGATTAACAATGTCATGGAGCAGTGTGTTCTGAATCGGGGCATCTTGAGGTTCCGTTGATTTAAACAGCATGGAGTCCAACACAGAGGAGCAGGAAAACAAACTGACAGAAACAAGAGTTATgacgtgaaaaaaaaaaaatgcaaattttTAATTTGGTTTCCTACTTTGCAGACGGTTTCTATTCCTTTCAGTATGCTATAAAAAATACACTTGCAGAGATCTGAGACTAGCTTCAGAATGGGACTATCTTTAAAGCTCTCCATGCgctcattttaaaatgtataattgacagccaaaaaaaaactgctttcaTAAGCTGGTTTGTGAATAAAATCAAATTcataaaactaaaaaagaaaCACAGATAATGATAAGTGAATATGTGAATTTGGTTGCTTCTTGGGCTACGGTTCAGCAGATATCGCTCAAATATTTGACACCAATGTGTCCTTGAATGCACCGCAAAAATGGTCCCTGCTTGCAATTACCACTGACTGTAGTATAACTATACCAAAAAAGTCAGCCTATCAACTCAAGCAAGTGTCAGGTCTCTGCAAGTTGAATTAACAGCTGTCTAATATTTATTGATGCGATTTGGACAATGGTTTATAATTGTGTAAAGTACATGTGATTTGTATAGTAAATGGGATAAAAAAACAGCTGAACTTCCTGTGAAGACCTTAAAATGCATATTGTTTATTGTCATGTGTTCATGGTCCTGACCTGAAGAGCGCAGCATCCATGTAGCAGGAGTTGCAGTGGCCTTGGATCCCCCTCATTCGTCCAATCAGAATCTGGTTAACCTGCTCTGTGCTGATAGGAGGGACAGTCCCCAGCTTCCCTGTACTggtttccatctctctctctacagtaacacacaaccacacacataaATCATTATGGATGTAAATACATTACACAACAACAGAGCTCTGACCTCAATCCCACTGGTTTTGGAATGACACGTTCGACTTTAACGTGTGGGTGTAATGTGCAAATGTGCAGGTGTTCACAGAGTTTTGGCCATATAGTGTATTCCCCTATAAGTAAtgttccttcttcttcttttacatTCTAAAAAGTATATGAGCTGACataatttatgtatttcatacattaaaatcaaataaatataaacttaaACTTTAACCAATCAAAAGCACAACTGTGTCCAGAAGGGGGCACTGATTGACTTCAAATTGTCCCCTATAAGAACACATGGATTTtcagcacaaaacaaaacaaaactgtgaaCAAGGAGTTACTCAAGACTGAGCAGGAATCAGTTTTATCAGTGTTGTTCTGACCTGTGTTTTCCTGTGTCAAAGGTGGCATCCTCTCGCTGTGTTCGGCTGATGCGCTCTGAAATCGTGAGTCAGTACGGCAGGAGCTGAGCTTCACGAACAGAGCTCTCTTGGCTGGACAAGCGAAGAAACGCTCATTTTTGAAGGTACCGTCACTCACTCCATTGTCTTCCTCCTGGAGACAGATACGCAGAATGTCATTACATCCAAGATTACATGAAAAGAAATAACATAAAAAGCAATAATTTGCAATGGTTTAGAACTTCTATAAAACAATGACCTGTCACAGAAAGTGAAACTGAATTCTTATAATTGT comes from Sebastes fasciatus isolate fSebFas1 chromosome 5, fSebFas1.pri, whole genome shotgun sequence and encodes:
- the cyldl gene encoding ubiquitin carboxyl-terminal hydrolase CYLD, which encodes MTSTNNLYFILTRKVDYLGHLNAGRICHINEYKHKSALRKSLTKLPVFVIGSVSTLDYEIEVSSLEELSREEAELLQALPDDAERLKWFKEMDALRTAQGLTVGTAVTVDKGGEKLRGILRFIGGLTESTYSRPLSGTSFGVELQGEDKGKGTNNGSYEYKTLFTCAKDCGIFVPFSKVRPVVPSSLSPSSPAHSQTEELAPGDRVTYFVGDKCRHGMVVDVQENGGEHIVRISTDTDENGKRGGEVDVPLQSVFKGEVPAEPESMDVETPPVEPNNDDLYSDLSVNSVVEVTLGTGNSYGIIRWIGTLPGRQETMAGLELEEDNGVSDGTFKNERFFACPAKRALFVKLSSCRTDSRFQSASAEHSERMPPLTQENTEREMETSTGKLGTVPPISTEQVNQILIGRMRGIQGHCNSCYMDAALFSLFSCSSVLDSMLFKSTEPQDAPIQNTLLHDIVNPLRSKGFVEGRHIMKLRQQLQKHGYSHSFTTDEKDPEEFLTVIMHHILALDPLLKLSAGGKVQESYCYQIFLDQNHSLVLPTVQQLLEHSFHTAGLKLAEVPSCLILQMPRFGKKFKMFDKIIPSLELDITDLLSEGPQQCMLCGNLAQMECTDCFTDPLFSQTGFKIFCRTCSTQVHSHPQRRSHQPAALDIPKGYLGRSMPHALIRDKLELFAVLCIETSHYVSFIKHGPDSKDWIFFDSMADREGEVDGFNIPEVHACPEVGTYLEMSPAELANQVPRDMKGVAKRLFCDAYMYLYQSTSMCLYR